CGAAAAAGAACGACGAGGCGCAAAAGCCTTCGAGCAAGGAAGATTCCAAGCCCGAGTCCAAGCCCGCCGCGGCGTGCGGCGCAGGGGCCTGTGCCGCGGGGAACTGCGGTTCAAAAGGCTGAGGCCGGATGGAACCGATCCACATCCATATCCCCTATCCCAAGCTGAGAGACTATATCGAGCTCCTGCGCAAGCGGGAATACGATCTCGAGATCTATCTTTCCGCGGCGGTGCTTGACCAGCTCGAGCGGGAGGACCTGGAAAAACTCGGGAAGAACCTGGACTGGAACCCGGCGCTCACGCTGCACGCGCCGTTCATGGACCTGAATCCCGGCGCTGTGGACCCCATGATCCAGTCCGTGACCCAGGTGCGGTTCCGTCAGCTGATGAACGCGGCCGCAATCATGAAGCCGCGGGCTGCCGTGTTCCACGGGTCCTATGACCGCTGGCGGTACGGCGGGCGAAAGGACGTCTGGCTCCATAACAGCCTGGGCACGTGGCACAAGGTTATGGACACGGCGGAGAGCATCGGGATGCGGGTCGCGGTCGAGAACGTGTTCGATGAGGACCCTGAAGCGATCCGGATGCTGATCGAGGCCATCGGGCGTCCCGGCTTCGGGTTCTGCTTCGATACGGGCCACTTCAACCTATTTTCCACCGTTTCGATGGAACGGTGGTTCGAACAGCTCGGCAGGCATCTGGTTGAGGTCCATCTCCACGACAATGACGGGTCGGCGGACTCCCACTGGGCGCTCGGGCGGGGTGATGTGGATTTCGAACACTGCTTCTCGCTGATGCGCGAGCATGCGTCGGCACCCGTCTATACCATCGAAGCGCACGACAAGGACGATATCGAGACCAGCCTCGAGCGCGTTCGCTCATTACTGCAGTGGCAGGGCTCCAAGACAGTCTGATGCGTAACGGCAGTCCGTTCCCCTCGGCACGTCTTCGCTCCCCGGAACGAGGTATCCTGGACCTATGATCATGAAAAAGACCATTCTTCTCCTGCTGGCAATAACGCTTTCGTCGTCCTGCGCAATGAGCGTGCAGAAAATGCCGGAGGTCACCGTGGAGGGCATGAGCGCCGATTCCCGCGTCCAGGCCGATGCCTATTACCACTTCATGCTCGGCAGCCTCGCCGAGCAGGAGGGTGAGTTCGACCGTGCGTTCAAGGAATACCAGGCCGCGGAACGGCTCGATCCCTCCTCCGCGGAGGTGCTCCTGTCGCTGTCGTCCCTCGCGCTCCGGAAAGGCCAGGTCGACGAGGCGGCGGGGTATGCGAAGAGAGCGGCCGAACTCTCACCGAAGCGGATGTCAGCGCTTCTGCTGCTCGGGAACATCGCCGCGGGCAGGAAGAAATACGAAGAGGCTATCGGCATCTATCGCAAGGTGATCGCACTCGATCCGAAGCAGGAGGACGCCTATATCTATCTGGGGTCGCTCTTCGCGACGCTCAAGCGCTATGATGAGGCGATCGAGACCCTGACGCAGCTCGAAAAAGTGAACGCCGGCTCTCTCATGGCCCCCTACTACCTGGGCAGGGTCTATTCGGACCGGCAGATGTACCCGGAGGCCCTGGCGGAGTTCAAGCGCGCCATCGCCCTGCGCGAAGATTTCGAGCCTGCCTACACTGCCATGGCATTCGTCTACGAGGTGACCGACCGGGCCGGCGAGGCCATTGACGCATACCAAAAAGCGCTGGCGATCAATCCCCACGACATGGACATCGCCGCACGCCTCGCGCAGCTCTACATCCAGCAGAATGCGCTCGACAAGGCGCTGGAGCAGTTCCAGCAGCTCGTGGCGAACGATCCGCGGAACTACGACGCCCGGGTGAAGATGGGACTGATTTACGCCGAGAAAAAGGAGTATGCGCGGGCGCTCGAAGCCTTCCGGGACGTCGAGCAGGCAGACCCGAACGATCTGCGTCTGAAGCGGTACATAGCATCCACCCTGGTCGCGCTCGAGCGCTACGATGAGGCGCTCGGGAAGTACCGGGAACTCCTGGCGGCCGCGCCGGACGACACGGATACCCTGCTCCAGATTTCCTATATCTATGCTCAGCTGAAGCGGACCGCGGAGGCGATCCCGCTGCTGGAGAAGGCCCTGAAGGACCAGCCGGGCAAGCCCGAGCTGTACCTGTACCTTGCCAATGCCTACATGGACGTGGGGCGGTACGCGGAAGCGTCGCAGGTGCTGAAGAAGGGCATCGAGCTGGCCCCCGACCGGGATGATCTTCTGTTCACCCTTGCCATTGCCTCCGAGAAACTGGGGCGGCGGGGCGATATGATCGACGCACTCAAGCGGACGCTGGAAGTGAAGCCCGACAATGCCGATGCCCTCAATTACCTCGGCTACTCCTATGCCGAAAAGGGAGAGCACCTCGACGAGGCGATCATGCTCATCAAGCGGGCGCTCCTGATCAAACCGGAGAACGGGTATATCCTCGACAGCCTGGCGTGGGCCTTGTATCAGAAAGGCATGCTGGAGGAGGCCCTGACCTATATGCAGCAGGCGATCGTGAAGACCAAGGATGACGATCCCGTCATGCGTGAACATTACGGCGACATTTTCCTCAAGCTGTCCGAGAACGGAAAGGCCCGGGAGCAGTGGCTGCGATCGCTCGAACTGGACCCTAAAAACCAGGAGCTCAAGGACAAGTTCCGGCAGGCCGGCTTCGGAGATCCTGACGTGCTGCTCAAAGACAAGAAACCGGGGAAGAAGAGCAAGAAGTGAAGACCTCCCGCCTTGTCGCCCTCGTCCTTGTCCCGCTCCTGGCCTCCTGTCTCCCGAAAGTCCCGGAAATTCCCATGACCGAGGCCCCCGCCGGTCCCCTGGTGCAGGCGCTCGAGGAGCACAGCCGCTCCTTTTCAACGCTCAAGGCGATCGCCGGCATCC
This region of Nitrospirota bacterium genomic DNA includes:
- a CDS encoding sugar phosphate isomerase/epimerase family protein, whose product is MEPIHIHIPYPKLRDYIELLRKREYDLEIYLSAAVLDQLEREDLEKLGKNLDWNPALTLHAPFMDLNPGAVDPMIQSVTQVRFRQLMNAAAIMKPRAAVFHGSYDRWRYGGRKDVWLHNSLGTWHKVMDTAESIGMRVAVENVFDEDPEAIRMLIEAIGRPGFGFCFDTGHFNLFSTVSMERWFEQLGRHLVEVHLHDNDGSADSHWALGRGDVDFEHCFSLMREHASAPVYTIEAHDKDDIETSLERVRSLLQWQGSKTV
- a CDS encoding tetratricopeptide repeat protein, translated to MKKTILLLLAITLSSSCAMSVQKMPEVTVEGMSADSRVQADAYYHFMLGSLAEQEGEFDRAFKEYQAAERLDPSSAEVLLSLSSLALRKGQVDEAAGYAKRAAELSPKRMSALLLLGNIAAGRKKYEEAIGIYRKVIALDPKQEDAYIYLGSLFATLKRYDEAIETLTQLEKVNAGSLMAPYYLGRVYSDRQMYPEALAEFKRAIALREDFEPAYTAMAFVYEVTDRAGEAIDAYQKALAINPHDMDIAARLAQLYIQQNALDKALEQFQQLVANDPRNYDARVKMGLIYAEKKEYARALEAFRDVEQADPNDLRLKRYIASTLVALERYDEALGKYRELLAAAPDDTDTLLQISYIYAQLKRTAEAIPLLEKALKDQPGKPELYLYLANAYMDVGRYAEASQVLKKGIELAPDRDDLLFTLAIASEKLGRRGDMIDALKRTLEVKPDNADALNYLGYSYAEKGEHLDEAIMLIKRALLIKPENGYILDSLAWALYQKGMLEEALTYMQQAIVKTKDDDPVMREHYGDIFLKLSENGKAREQWLRSLELDPKNQELKDKFRQAGFGDPDVLLKDKKPGKKSKK